A genomic segment from Diceros bicornis minor isolate mBicDic1 chromosome 5, mDicBic1.mat.cur, whole genome shotgun sequence encodes:
- the KIF23 gene encoding kinesin-like protein KIF23 isoform X1, translating to MKPARTKTPRKPLVKKGSQTSLKDPVGVYCRVRPLSFPDQECCIEVINNTTVQLHTPEGYRLNRNGDYKETQYSFKQVFGTHTTQKELFDVVANPLVDDLIHGKNGLLFTYGVTGSGKTYTMTGSPGEGGLLPRCLDMIFNSIGSFQAKRYVFKSNDRNSMDIQCEVDALLERQKREGMPNPKTPSSKRQVDPEFADMINVKDFCKAEEVDEDSVYGVFVSYIEIYNNYIYDLLEEVPFDPIKPKWNSCSTPMRNTDLVPPQSKLLREDKNHNMYVAGCTEVEVKSTEEAFEVFWRGQKKRRIANTHLNRESSRSHSVFNIKLVQAPLDADGDNVLQEKEQITISQLSLVDLAGSERTNRTKAEGNRLREAGNINQSLMTLRTCMEVLRENQMYGTNKMVPYRDSKLTHLFKNYFDGEGKVRLIVCVNPKAEDYEESLQVMRFAEVTQEVEVARPVDKAICGLTPGRRYRNQARGGPVGDEPLVTEVILQSFPPLPSCEILDVNDEQTLPRLIEALEKRHHLRQMMIDEFSKQSITFKALLQEFDNAVLNKDNYIQGKLSEKEKVISGQKLEIERLEKKNKTLEYKIEILEKTTTIYEEDKRTLQQELETQNQKLQRQFSDKRRLEARLQGMVTETTMKWEKECERRVAAKQLEMQNKLWVKDEKLKQLKAIVTEPKTEKPERPSRERDREKVSQRSVSPSPLPLSGNYIAQISSGQQLMSQPQLHRRSNSCSSISVASCITEWEQKIPPYNTPLNVTSIARRRQQEPGQSNTCVVSDRRRGMYWTEGREVVPTLRNEIEIEEDHCYRNVPPIRLRHRRSRSAGDRWVDHKPASNVQTETVMQPHVPHAITVSVANEKALAKCEKYMLTHQELASDGEIETKLIKGDVYKTRGGGQSVQFTEVETLKQESPTGRKRRSPTAAPAQPDGTESEWTDVETRCAVAVEMKAGSLLGPGYQHHAQPKRKKP from the exons ATGAAGCCGGC GAGGACTAAGACACCCAGGAAACCTCTAGTGAAGAAAGGATCCCAAACGAGTCTTAAAGACCCAGTTGGG GTATACTGTAGGGTGCGCCCACTGAGCTTTCCTGATCAAGAGTGTTGCATAGAAGTGATCAATAATACAACCGTTCAACTTCATACTCCTGAGGGTTACAGACTCAACCGAAATGGAGACTATAAGGAG ACTCAATATTCATTTAAACAAGTATTTGGCACTCATACCACCCAGAAGGAGCTCTTTGATGTTGTGGCTAATCCCTTGGTAGATGACCTCATTCATGGCAAAAATG GTCTCCTTTTTACATATGGTGTGACTGGAAGTGGAAAAACTTACACGATGACTGGTTCTCCAGGGGAAGGAGGGCTGCTTCCTCGTTGTTTGGACATGATCTTTAATAGTATAGGGTCGTTTCAAGCTAAACGATAT GTTTTTAAATCTAATGATCGGAATAGCATGGACATACAGTGCGAAGTTGACGCCTTGTTAGAGCGGCAGAAACGAGAAGGCATGCCCAATCCCAAGACCCCCTCGAGCAA acGACAAGTAGATCCAGAGTTTGCAGATATGATAAATGTAAAAGACTTTTGCAAAGCAGAAGAAGTTGATGAAGATAGTGTCTACGGTGTATTTGTCTcttatattgaaatatataataattacatATATGATCTGTTGGAAGAGGTGCCCTTTGATCCCATAAAGCCTAA GTGGAACAGTTGCAGCACGCCCATGAGGAACACAGATTTGGT acCTCCACAATCTAAATTGCTGCGTGAAGATAAGAACCATAACATGTATGTTGCAGGATGTACAGAAGTAGAAGTGAAATCTACTGAGGAGGCCTTTGAAGTTTTCTGGAGAG GCCAGAAAAAGAGACGTATTGCTAACACACATCTGAATCGTGAGTCCAGCCGTTCCCATAGCGTGTTCAACATTAAATTAGTTCAGGCTCCCTTGGATGCAGATGGAGACAATGTCTTACAG gaaaaagaacaaatcacTATAAGCCAGTTGTCCTTGGTAGATCTTGCTGGAAGTGAAAGAACTAACCGGACAAAAGCAGAAGGGAACAGATTACGTGAAGCCG GTAACATTAACCAGTCACTAATGACGCTAAGAACATGTATGGAAGTCCTGAGGGAGAACCAGATGTATGGAACGAACAAG ATGGTTCCATATCGAGATTCAAAGTTAACGCATCTGTTCAAGAACTACTTCGATGGGGAAGGAAAAGTACGCCTGATCGTGTGTGTGAATCCAAAGGCCGAAGATTATGAAGAAAGCTTg CAAGTCATGAGATTTGCAGAAGTGACCCAGGAAGTGGAAGTAGCAAGACCAGTAGACAAGGCAATATGTGGTTTAACGCCTGGCCGGCGGTACAGAAACCAGGCTCGGGGAGGTCCAGTTGGAGATG AACCACTGGTTACAGAAGTGATTTTACAGAGTTTTCCACCTTTGCCATCTTGTGAAATTCTGGATGTCAATGATGAGCAGACTCTTCCCAGGCTGATTGAAGCATTAGAGAAACGACATCACCTCCGACAAATGATGATTGACGAGTTCAGCAAACAAT CGATTACTTTTAAAGCTTTGTTGCAAGAATTTGACAATGctgttttaaataaagacaaCTACATTCAAGGAAaactaagtgaaaaagaaaaggtgATCTCAGGACAGAAACTGGAAATAGAACGactggagaagaaaaacaaaactttggAATATAAG ATTGAGATTTTAGAGAAAACTACTACTATCTATGAAGAAGATAAGAGGACTCTGCAACAGGAACTTGAAACCCAGAATCAGAAACTTCAGAGACAGTTTTCTGACAAACGCAGATTAGAAGCCAGGTTGCAAGGCATGGTGACGGAAACAACAATGAAGTGGGAGAAGGAATGC GAGCGTCGAGTGGCAGCCAAACAGTTGGAGATGCAAAATAAACTCTGGGTCAAAGATGAAAAACTGAAACAACTGAAGGCTATTGTCACTGAGCCCAAAACTGAAAAGCCGGAGAGACCATCTCGGGAGCGGGATCGAGAAAAAGTTAGTCAAAGATCTGTTTCTCCATCACCACTACCT CTTTCTGGTAACTATATTGCTCAGATTTCCAGCGGCCAGCAGCTCATGAGCCAGCCACAGCTACATAGGCGCTCTAACTCTTGCAGCAGCATTTCTGTAGCCTCCTGTATTACGGAATGGGAGCAGAAAATACCTCCGTACAACACACCTCTCAATGTCACATCTATCGCAAGGCGTAGGCAGCAGGAGCCAGGACAAAGTAACACTTGTGTCGTGTCAGACAGAAGGCGAGGGATGTACTGGActgaaggcagggaggtggttcCTACACTCAGAAATGAGATAGAAATAGAAGAGGATCACTGCTACAGG AACGTACCACCAATTCGTCTCCGACACAGACGATCACGCTCTGCAGGAGACAGATGGGTAGATCATAAGCCTGCCTCTAACGTGCAAACTGAAACAGTCATGCAGCCACATGTCCCTCATGCCATCACAGTATCTGTTGCAAATGAAAAGGCACTAGCTAAGTGTGAGAAGTACATGCTGACCCACCAGGAACTAGCCTCCGATGGGGAGATTGAGACTAAACTCATTAAG
- the KIF23 gene encoding kinesin-like protein KIF23 isoform X3, translated as MKPARTKTPRKPLVKKGSQTSLKDPVGVYCRVRPLSFPDQECCIEVINNTTVQLHTPEGYRLNRNGDYKETQYSFKQVFGTHTTQKELFDVVANPLVDDLIHGKNGLLFTYGVTGSGKTYTMTGSPGEGGLLPRCLDMIFNSIGSFQAKRYVFKSNDRNSMDIQCEVDALLERQKREGMPNPKTPSSKRQVDPEFADMINVKDFCKAEEVDEDSVYGVFVSYIEIYNNYIYDLLEEVPFDPIKPKPPQSKLLREDKNHNMYVAGCTEVEVKSTEEAFEVFWRGQKKRRIANTHLNRESSRSHSVFNIKLVQAPLDADGDNVLQEKEQITISQLSLVDLAGSERTNRTKAEGNRLREAGNINQSLMTLRTCMEVLRENQMYGTNKMVPYRDSKLTHLFKNYFDGEGKVRLIVCVNPKAEDYEESLQVMRFAEVTQEVEVARPVDKAICGLTPGRRYRNQARGGPVGDEPLVTEVILQSFPPLPSCEILDVNDEQTLPRLIEALEKRHHLRQMMIDEFSKQSITFKALLQEFDNAVLNKDNYIQGKLSEKEKVISGQKLEIERLEKKNKTLEYKIEILEKTTTIYEEDKRTLQQELETQNQKLQRQFSDKRRLEARLQGMVTETTMKWEKECERRVAAKQLEMQNKLWVKDEKLKQLKAIVTEPKTEKPERPSRERDREKVSQRSVSPSPLPLSGNYIAQISSGQQLMSQPQLHRRSNSCSSISVASCITEWEQKIPPYNTPLNVTSIARRRQQEPGQSNTCVVSDRRRGMYWTEGREVVPTLRNEIEIEEDHCYRNVPPIRLRHRRSRSAGDRWVDHKPASNVQTETVMQPHVPHAITVSVANEKALAKCEKYMLTHQELASDGEIETKLIKGDVYKTRGGGQSVQFTEVETLKQESPTGRKRRSPTAAPAQPDGTESEWTDVETRCAVAVEMKAGSLLGPGYQHHAQPKRKKP; from the exons ATGAAGCCGGC GAGGACTAAGACACCCAGGAAACCTCTAGTGAAGAAAGGATCCCAAACGAGTCTTAAAGACCCAGTTGGG GTATACTGTAGGGTGCGCCCACTGAGCTTTCCTGATCAAGAGTGTTGCATAGAAGTGATCAATAATACAACCGTTCAACTTCATACTCCTGAGGGTTACAGACTCAACCGAAATGGAGACTATAAGGAG ACTCAATATTCATTTAAACAAGTATTTGGCACTCATACCACCCAGAAGGAGCTCTTTGATGTTGTGGCTAATCCCTTGGTAGATGACCTCATTCATGGCAAAAATG GTCTCCTTTTTACATATGGTGTGACTGGAAGTGGAAAAACTTACACGATGACTGGTTCTCCAGGGGAAGGAGGGCTGCTTCCTCGTTGTTTGGACATGATCTTTAATAGTATAGGGTCGTTTCAAGCTAAACGATAT GTTTTTAAATCTAATGATCGGAATAGCATGGACATACAGTGCGAAGTTGACGCCTTGTTAGAGCGGCAGAAACGAGAAGGCATGCCCAATCCCAAGACCCCCTCGAGCAA acGACAAGTAGATCCAGAGTTTGCAGATATGATAAATGTAAAAGACTTTTGCAAAGCAGAAGAAGTTGATGAAGATAGTGTCTACGGTGTATTTGTCTcttatattgaaatatataataattacatATATGATCTGTTGGAAGAGGTGCCCTTTGATCCCATAAAGCCTAA acCTCCACAATCTAAATTGCTGCGTGAAGATAAGAACCATAACATGTATGTTGCAGGATGTACAGAAGTAGAAGTGAAATCTACTGAGGAGGCCTTTGAAGTTTTCTGGAGAG GCCAGAAAAAGAGACGTATTGCTAACACACATCTGAATCGTGAGTCCAGCCGTTCCCATAGCGTGTTCAACATTAAATTAGTTCAGGCTCCCTTGGATGCAGATGGAGACAATGTCTTACAG gaaaaagaacaaatcacTATAAGCCAGTTGTCCTTGGTAGATCTTGCTGGAAGTGAAAGAACTAACCGGACAAAAGCAGAAGGGAACAGATTACGTGAAGCCG GTAACATTAACCAGTCACTAATGACGCTAAGAACATGTATGGAAGTCCTGAGGGAGAACCAGATGTATGGAACGAACAAG ATGGTTCCATATCGAGATTCAAAGTTAACGCATCTGTTCAAGAACTACTTCGATGGGGAAGGAAAAGTACGCCTGATCGTGTGTGTGAATCCAAAGGCCGAAGATTATGAAGAAAGCTTg CAAGTCATGAGATTTGCAGAAGTGACCCAGGAAGTGGAAGTAGCAAGACCAGTAGACAAGGCAATATGTGGTTTAACGCCTGGCCGGCGGTACAGAAACCAGGCTCGGGGAGGTCCAGTTGGAGATG AACCACTGGTTACAGAAGTGATTTTACAGAGTTTTCCACCTTTGCCATCTTGTGAAATTCTGGATGTCAATGATGAGCAGACTCTTCCCAGGCTGATTGAAGCATTAGAGAAACGACATCACCTCCGACAAATGATGATTGACGAGTTCAGCAAACAAT CGATTACTTTTAAAGCTTTGTTGCAAGAATTTGACAATGctgttttaaataaagacaaCTACATTCAAGGAAaactaagtgaaaaagaaaaggtgATCTCAGGACAGAAACTGGAAATAGAACGactggagaagaaaaacaaaactttggAATATAAG ATTGAGATTTTAGAGAAAACTACTACTATCTATGAAGAAGATAAGAGGACTCTGCAACAGGAACTTGAAACCCAGAATCAGAAACTTCAGAGACAGTTTTCTGACAAACGCAGATTAGAAGCCAGGTTGCAAGGCATGGTGACGGAAACAACAATGAAGTGGGAGAAGGAATGC GAGCGTCGAGTGGCAGCCAAACAGTTGGAGATGCAAAATAAACTCTGGGTCAAAGATGAAAAACTGAAACAACTGAAGGCTATTGTCACTGAGCCCAAAACTGAAAAGCCGGAGAGACCATCTCGGGAGCGGGATCGAGAAAAAGTTAGTCAAAGATCTGTTTCTCCATCACCACTACCT CTTTCTGGTAACTATATTGCTCAGATTTCCAGCGGCCAGCAGCTCATGAGCCAGCCACAGCTACATAGGCGCTCTAACTCTTGCAGCAGCATTTCTGTAGCCTCCTGTATTACGGAATGGGAGCAGAAAATACCTCCGTACAACACACCTCTCAATGTCACATCTATCGCAAGGCGTAGGCAGCAGGAGCCAGGACAAAGTAACACTTGTGTCGTGTCAGACAGAAGGCGAGGGATGTACTGGActgaaggcagggaggtggttcCTACACTCAGAAATGAGATAGAAATAGAAGAGGATCACTGCTACAGG AACGTACCACCAATTCGTCTCCGACACAGACGATCACGCTCTGCAGGAGACAGATGGGTAGATCATAAGCCTGCCTCTAACGTGCAAACTGAAACAGTCATGCAGCCACATGTCCCTCATGCCATCACAGTATCTGTTGCAAATGAAAAGGCACTAGCTAAGTGTGAGAAGTACATGCTGACCCACCAGGAACTAGCCTCCGATGGGGAGATTGAGACTAAACTCATTAAG
- the KIF23 gene encoding kinesin-like protein KIF23 isoform X7 → MKPARTKTPRKPLVKKGSQTSLKDPVGVYCRVRPLSFPDQECCIEVINNTTVQLHTPEGYRLNRNGDYKETQYSFKQVFGTHTTQKELFDVVANPLVDDLIHGKNGLLFTYGVTGSGKTYTMTGSPGEGGLLPRCLDMIFNSIGSFQAKRYVFKSNDRNSMDIQCEVDALLERQKREGMPNPKTPSSKRQVDPEFADMINVKDFCKAEEVDEDSVYGVFVSYIEIYNNYIYDLLEEVPFDPIKPKPPQSKLLREDKNHNMYVAGCTEVEVKSTEEAFEVFWRGQKKRRIANTHLNRESSRSHSVFNIKLVQAPLDADGDNVLQEKEQITISQLSLVDLAGSERTNRTKAEGNRLREAGNINQSLMTLRTCMEVLRENQMYGTNKMVPYRDSKLTHLFKNYFDGEGKVRLIVCVNPKAEDYEESLQVMRFAEVTQEVEVARPVDKAICGLTPGRRYRNQARGGPVGDEPLVTEVILQSFPPLPSCEILDVNDEQTLPRLIEALEKRHHLRQMMIDEFSKQSITFKALLQEFDNAVLNKDNYIQGKLSEKEKVISGQKLEIERLEKKNKTLEYKIEILEKTTTIYEEDKRTLQQELETQNQKLQRQFSDKRRLEARLQGMVTETTMKWEKECERRVAAKQLEMQNKLWVKDEKLKQLKAIVTEPKTEKPERPSRERDREKVSQRSVSPSPLPLSGNYIAQISSGQQLMSQPQLHRRSNSCSSISVASCITEWEQKIPPYNTPLNVTSIARRRQQEPGQSNTCVVSDRRRGMYWTEGREVVPTLRNEIEIEEDHCYRGDVYKTRGGGQSVQFTEVETLKQESPTGRKRRSPTAAPAQPDGTESEWTDVETRCAVAVEMKAGSLLGPGYQHHAQPKRKKP, encoded by the exons ATGAAGCCGGC GAGGACTAAGACACCCAGGAAACCTCTAGTGAAGAAAGGATCCCAAACGAGTCTTAAAGACCCAGTTGGG GTATACTGTAGGGTGCGCCCACTGAGCTTTCCTGATCAAGAGTGTTGCATAGAAGTGATCAATAATACAACCGTTCAACTTCATACTCCTGAGGGTTACAGACTCAACCGAAATGGAGACTATAAGGAG ACTCAATATTCATTTAAACAAGTATTTGGCACTCATACCACCCAGAAGGAGCTCTTTGATGTTGTGGCTAATCCCTTGGTAGATGACCTCATTCATGGCAAAAATG GTCTCCTTTTTACATATGGTGTGACTGGAAGTGGAAAAACTTACACGATGACTGGTTCTCCAGGGGAAGGAGGGCTGCTTCCTCGTTGTTTGGACATGATCTTTAATAGTATAGGGTCGTTTCAAGCTAAACGATAT GTTTTTAAATCTAATGATCGGAATAGCATGGACATACAGTGCGAAGTTGACGCCTTGTTAGAGCGGCAGAAACGAGAAGGCATGCCCAATCCCAAGACCCCCTCGAGCAA acGACAAGTAGATCCAGAGTTTGCAGATATGATAAATGTAAAAGACTTTTGCAAAGCAGAAGAAGTTGATGAAGATAGTGTCTACGGTGTATTTGTCTcttatattgaaatatataataattacatATATGATCTGTTGGAAGAGGTGCCCTTTGATCCCATAAAGCCTAA acCTCCACAATCTAAATTGCTGCGTGAAGATAAGAACCATAACATGTATGTTGCAGGATGTACAGAAGTAGAAGTGAAATCTACTGAGGAGGCCTTTGAAGTTTTCTGGAGAG GCCAGAAAAAGAGACGTATTGCTAACACACATCTGAATCGTGAGTCCAGCCGTTCCCATAGCGTGTTCAACATTAAATTAGTTCAGGCTCCCTTGGATGCAGATGGAGACAATGTCTTACAG gaaaaagaacaaatcacTATAAGCCAGTTGTCCTTGGTAGATCTTGCTGGAAGTGAAAGAACTAACCGGACAAAAGCAGAAGGGAACAGATTACGTGAAGCCG GTAACATTAACCAGTCACTAATGACGCTAAGAACATGTATGGAAGTCCTGAGGGAGAACCAGATGTATGGAACGAACAAG ATGGTTCCATATCGAGATTCAAAGTTAACGCATCTGTTCAAGAACTACTTCGATGGGGAAGGAAAAGTACGCCTGATCGTGTGTGTGAATCCAAAGGCCGAAGATTATGAAGAAAGCTTg CAAGTCATGAGATTTGCAGAAGTGACCCAGGAAGTGGAAGTAGCAAGACCAGTAGACAAGGCAATATGTGGTTTAACGCCTGGCCGGCGGTACAGAAACCAGGCTCGGGGAGGTCCAGTTGGAGATG AACCACTGGTTACAGAAGTGATTTTACAGAGTTTTCCACCTTTGCCATCTTGTGAAATTCTGGATGTCAATGATGAGCAGACTCTTCCCAGGCTGATTGAAGCATTAGAGAAACGACATCACCTCCGACAAATGATGATTGACGAGTTCAGCAAACAAT CGATTACTTTTAAAGCTTTGTTGCAAGAATTTGACAATGctgttttaaataaagacaaCTACATTCAAGGAAaactaagtgaaaaagaaaaggtgATCTCAGGACAGAAACTGGAAATAGAACGactggagaagaaaaacaaaactttggAATATAAG ATTGAGATTTTAGAGAAAACTACTACTATCTATGAAGAAGATAAGAGGACTCTGCAACAGGAACTTGAAACCCAGAATCAGAAACTTCAGAGACAGTTTTCTGACAAACGCAGATTAGAAGCCAGGTTGCAAGGCATGGTGACGGAAACAACAATGAAGTGGGAGAAGGAATGC GAGCGTCGAGTGGCAGCCAAACAGTTGGAGATGCAAAATAAACTCTGGGTCAAAGATGAAAAACTGAAACAACTGAAGGCTATTGTCACTGAGCCCAAAACTGAAAAGCCGGAGAGACCATCTCGGGAGCGGGATCGAGAAAAAGTTAGTCAAAGATCTGTTTCTCCATCACCACTACCT CTTTCTGGTAACTATATTGCTCAGATTTCCAGCGGCCAGCAGCTCATGAGCCAGCCACAGCTACATAGGCGCTCTAACTCTTGCAGCAGCATTTCTGTAGCCTCCTGTATTACGGAATGGGAGCAGAAAATACCTCCGTACAACACACCTCTCAATGTCACATCTATCGCAAGGCGTAGGCAGCAGGAGCCAGGACAAAGTAACACTTGTGTCGTGTCAGACAGAAGGCGAGGGATGTACTGGActgaaggcagggaggtggttcCTACACTCAGAAATGAGATAGAAATAGAAGAGGATCACTGCTACAGG
- the KIF23 gene encoding kinesin-like protein KIF23 isoform X8, whose translation MKPARTKTPRKPLVKKGSQTSLKDPVGVYCRVRPLSFPDQECCIEVINNTTVQLHTPEGYRLNRNGDYKETQYSFKQVFGTHTTQKELFDVVANPLVDDLIHGKNGLLFTYGVTGSGKTYTMTGSPGEGGLLPRCLDMIFNSIGSFQAKRYVFKSNDRNSMDIQCEVDALLERQKREGMPNPKTPSSKRQVDPEFADMINVKDFCKAEEVDEDSVYGVFVSYIEIYNNYIYDLLEEVPFDPIKPKWNSCSTPMRNTDLVPPQSKLLREDKNHNMYVAGCTEVEVKSTEEAFEVFWRGQKKRRIANTHLNRESSRSHSVFNIKLVQAPLDADGDNVLQEKEQITISQLSLVDLAGSERTNRTKAEGNRLREAGNINQSLMTLRTCMEVLRENQMYGTNKMVPYRDSKLTHLFKNYFDGEGKVRLIVCVNPKAEDYEESLQVMRFAEVTQEVEVARPVDKAICGLTPGRRYRNQARGGPVGDEPLVTEVILQSFPPLPSCEILDVNDEQTLPRLIEALEKRHHLRQMMIDEFSKQSITFKALLQEFDNAVLNKDNYIQGKLSEKEKVISGQKLEIERLEKKNKTLEYKIEILEKTTTIYEEDKRTLQQELETQNQKLQRQFSDKRRLEARLQGMVTETTMKWEKECERRVAAKQLEMQNKLWVKDEKLKQLKAIVTEPKTEKPERPSRERDREKVSQRSVSPSPLPNVPPIRLRHRRSRSAGDRWVDHKPASNVQTETVMQPHVPHAITVSVANEKALAKCEKYMLTHQELASDGEIETKLIKGDVYKTRGGGQSVQFTEVETLKQESPTGRKRRSPTAAPAQPDGTESEWTDVETRCAVAVEMKAGSLLGPGYQHHAQPKRKKP comes from the exons ATGAAGCCGGC GAGGACTAAGACACCCAGGAAACCTCTAGTGAAGAAAGGATCCCAAACGAGTCTTAAAGACCCAGTTGGG GTATACTGTAGGGTGCGCCCACTGAGCTTTCCTGATCAAGAGTGTTGCATAGAAGTGATCAATAATACAACCGTTCAACTTCATACTCCTGAGGGTTACAGACTCAACCGAAATGGAGACTATAAGGAG ACTCAATATTCATTTAAACAAGTATTTGGCACTCATACCACCCAGAAGGAGCTCTTTGATGTTGTGGCTAATCCCTTGGTAGATGACCTCATTCATGGCAAAAATG GTCTCCTTTTTACATATGGTGTGACTGGAAGTGGAAAAACTTACACGATGACTGGTTCTCCAGGGGAAGGAGGGCTGCTTCCTCGTTGTTTGGACATGATCTTTAATAGTATAGGGTCGTTTCAAGCTAAACGATAT GTTTTTAAATCTAATGATCGGAATAGCATGGACATACAGTGCGAAGTTGACGCCTTGTTAGAGCGGCAGAAACGAGAAGGCATGCCCAATCCCAAGACCCCCTCGAGCAA acGACAAGTAGATCCAGAGTTTGCAGATATGATAAATGTAAAAGACTTTTGCAAAGCAGAAGAAGTTGATGAAGATAGTGTCTACGGTGTATTTGTCTcttatattgaaatatataataattacatATATGATCTGTTGGAAGAGGTGCCCTTTGATCCCATAAAGCCTAA GTGGAACAGTTGCAGCACGCCCATGAGGAACACAGATTTGGT acCTCCACAATCTAAATTGCTGCGTGAAGATAAGAACCATAACATGTATGTTGCAGGATGTACAGAAGTAGAAGTGAAATCTACTGAGGAGGCCTTTGAAGTTTTCTGGAGAG GCCAGAAAAAGAGACGTATTGCTAACACACATCTGAATCGTGAGTCCAGCCGTTCCCATAGCGTGTTCAACATTAAATTAGTTCAGGCTCCCTTGGATGCAGATGGAGACAATGTCTTACAG gaaaaagaacaaatcacTATAAGCCAGTTGTCCTTGGTAGATCTTGCTGGAAGTGAAAGAACTAACCGGACAAAAGCAGAAGGGAACAGATTACGTGAAGCCG GTAACATTAACCAGTCACTAATGACGCTAAGAACATGTATGGAAGTCCTGAGGGAGAACCAGATGTATGGAACGAACAAG ATGGTTCCATATCGAGATTCAAAGTTAACGCATCTGTTCAAGAACTACTTCGATGGGGAAGGAAAAGTACGCCTGATCGTGTGTGTGAATCCAAAGGCCGAAGATTATGAAGAAAGCTTg CAAGTCATGAGATTTGCAGAAGTGACCCAGGAAGTGGAAGTAGCAAGACCAGTAGACAAGGCAATATGTGGTTTAACGCCTGGCCGGCGGTACAGAAACCAGGCTCGGGGAGGTCCAGTTGGAGATG AACCACTGGTTACAGAAGTGATTTTACAGAGTTTTCCACCTTTGCCATCTTGTGAAATTCTGGATGTCAATGATGAGCAGACTCTTCCCAGGCTGATTGAAGCATTAGAGAAACGACATCACCTCCGACAAATGATGATTGACGAGTTCAGCAAACAAT CGATTACTTTTAAAGCTTTGTTGCAAGAATTTGACAATGctgttttaaataaagacaaCTACATTCAAGGAAaactaagtgaaaaagaaaaggtgATCTCAGGACAGAAACTGGAAATAGAACGactggagaagaaaaacaaaactttggAATATAAG ATTGAGATTTTAGAGAAAACTACTACTATCTATGAAGAAGATAAGAGGACTCTGCAACAGGAACTTGAAACCCAGAATCAGAAACTTCAGAGACAGTTTTCTGACAAACGCAGATTAGAAGCCAGGTTGCAAGGCATGGTGACGGAAACAACAATGAAGTGGGAGAAGGAATGC GAGCGTCGAGTGGCAGCCAAACAGTTGGAGATGCAAAATAAACTCTGGGTCAAAGATGAAAAACTGAAACAACTGAAGGCTATTGTCACTGAGCCCAAAACTGAAAAGCCGGAGAGACCATCTCGGGAGCGGGATCGAGAAAAAGTTAGTCAAAGATCTGTTTCTCCATCACCACTACCT AACGTACCACCAATTCGTCTCCGACACAGACGATCACGCTCTGCAGGAGACAGATGGGTAGATCATAAGCCTGCCTCTAACGTGCAAACTGAAACAGTCATGCAGCCACATGTCCCTCATGCCATCACAGTATCTGTTGCAAATGAAAAGGCACTAGCTAAGTGTGAGAAGTACATGCTGACCCACCAGGAACTAGCCTCCGATGGGGAGATTGAGACTAAACTCATTAAG